In the genome of Zootoca vivipara chromosome 6, rZooViv1.1, whole genome shotgun sequence, the window CTCCCATCTCCGAATAATCTATAGCCGGGGCTCAGCAAATGCCACTTCTTTGCAGCCTGGCTGCGCCGACGTAAAATTTGGTGCTGCGCACAGAATTCAGGATAGTGGCGTTGCATTTCCAGAGTTGTAAGAAAGCTTCAGCTGCTTCAGTGGGACTAAGCTACCACATTCATTCACTTTGggaagaaggaaacaaacaaggaaggaaggaaggacggagAGCAGCCTAAAGTTGTGTATAGGTCTCTGTGACCTTATTTTAAGTGGGGGGAAAGACaagacatcgggggggggggagagaactcaaATAAGCAAAGGGTTGATGCACCTTACCTTAAAAGGcaagcaaaaaattaaataattgagGGGAATTTAAAATCTGTGCggtaagctaaaccatggttaatgctAAACCTAAAAAACATTAGTGAAAGCCAAAGCGCCTGGCAGATGATCGCTCAAAACTTGGTTTACTTCAGCACAGTACAGTTAAAAACATCAGTGAGATCAGCCATTCCTTGAGAGCAGTTTAAAATTTTTGTTGCTCTTCACTCCCAGGTCTGGCTTATGGATGTCGATGGCTTCTTAACCATAGTTTAGGGAGGAGGCCTGGACTTACAAGTAATGCTAAGCTTTGGTTAATGATAACTAAGGTTTGCAAACTATGAACCATGGTTAACAAATGGCCTTTAGCCGTAGTTATCAAGCCACAGTTAAGCAGGCGGGCTGGGTTTatatgtaatgctaaaccatggtttggcattatgtgAAAATCAGTGTGGGTGAGGGAGGGGACAGTTAAGAGACATCACAGAAATTTACAGCATataatctccccccaccccataataCTAAAGCCACTGAAGATCCCAAAGGAAAGGAAGTAATTCACACATAATTAACACTGTGTTAGAAACCTGAATTTTGCTGTTAAATGAAAGCTGAATTTTACACACAGTGACACATGCACAGTCCTGGAAGAAATTCCTTACCCTAAAACCTTGTGAGaagaaacaggaggaggaagaagcggaGGGGTTGtttggtgtattattatttttaacttaaAAACACCCATATGAATTTATTAAATTCAGAGTCTGTTATTAGGATGTAATGATGAGAAACtgtgttttgctatgttttgttCTGATCACCAGCTCTCTTTATGAAACGGAGACACAACTTGGAGGAAAACTCCTTAATAACAATGTCCTAAATACCCGCACAATGGCATGGAGGTCACAATGATTACTGGTTTGAGTTTTGCTTTTAAACATAGAGATTTACGGAGGGGCGGGGGGAAGGTAGGTGGGTGAGGTGAGGTTTCTCTCTCATGGATACAGCTTATCACATCGAACTCCACCAACATTTCAAGCggtcttcctcccaccccacccccggctctcccaacccccccccagccGCCGCCACGAGTTTACTGGAATAGAAAATAAAACGCTTTGGACCCTGGAGGGCCGAAGCAACTCTGcttgtctcccccaccctgccccccacccatTTTGCTTTCTGTCCATTATCCAACAGTGAGAGTGTCAGGTTAGGgatcttaaaaaataaacaagggaGCAGGTtaatctttcttcttctcctccgccGTTTTCAAAGGGAGTGCTTCGGCCACGCCTTCTGGCAAGCTCGCAGAGGTGGCTGCGGGAATGTCGCCGGCTCCTCTCTCTGTCGCTGCTGCTGGGGCACCGTTTGCCGGGCCCTCCGTTATCGCCCTGACGGCCCTGTTGGCCAGCACTGCAGGGCCACCGTCCTGCTGAGCAACGCTCGGCGTTGCGGTCCGAGATCCTTGGTCCTCCCCGCTGATCCCGAATTCGTTGACGCGGGTCGGATCCACCCGGTAGATCCACCGTTGGTAGAGGTAAATGAAGAAAACGACATCTGCAGGAGGAGAAGCGGGAGGAAAGGCCAGGCGTTACAACAGGGTAGGAGAGAGAGCGGGGCCCTTTAGCTCGGAGGTTTCCATCGATTTGTCcaaggatcacagaattgtagagctggaagggaccacgagggtcctctagtccaacccccttgtaatccaggaatcttttgcccatgactgggattaagaggctcatgctctaccgactgagctatttcaGACCTCTTAGAAGCCCATTTGgcacatttatttaatatttccaAAAATACTGTAAGCATACAGGTTCCTctgttatataaatatatataaaagcaggAACCTGTATGAATACAGAAGTCTGCACATTGTCCGGGAAACATgcaacagaatcacagaattgtacagttggaagcaacccccagggtcatccagctcaaccccctgcaacgcaggaatcttttgcccaatgtggggatcaaacccatgatcctgagattaaggttctcacgctctaccaactgagatatCATTGGTTCGGGGTGGGCGGTCATAGAAAAAGCTCCCCTGAGATAACgcaggaggggggtgggagaataCAATGAGatgcaggagggagagaaattaCCGTCTCGAAGGCAGCCTATTCTGTACATCATGGgcattttgatgacaaaggcaaaCAGGTCGTCGATGAAGGTGTTGAGGGCTTTGTAGGTGAGCATCCGCCAGGGCAGATGAGCAACAGACTTCAGCTTGTAGTTGATGAACAGCTGAGGCGTCATGGTGATGAAGCCTGGGAGGGGGGACAGGGcagggcaaacaaacaaacaaaacaaaaacaaaggcaggcaggaaaagaaaaaggtcaATGCTGTAGTAGTTAAAGCAGAAGTTAGCAACCTTTTCTGACCAGGGGGTGCACTTCCAAGTATTGAGTGtgtcctggggtggggtggatgacaaaacagaaaaatagagACATGGCCATCCCCGGGAATCTTTTGCTTACCAGGGGAAGTCAACTATGTCCTACTGGTCCAGATTGTGAAGATCAAACAAtattgatcacacacacacacacacacacacacacacacacacacagagacagacacagCGTGATTGATTCTGTTGCTGTCTAATAGGCACAGGGAGCATTCCTCagtaccaggaaaaaaaatacacaagGTAGCCAAACCACCCCCACTCTCATTTCTGTTATTTTATATTgcttatagtttagaaattatttactGTAATTGCGAAGAGTGAATTCTTGTTTAATTAGTATTCGCTGacctttaattttattgtgtactattatatCCTAATGGATTATTGAACGTTACTTTATTTAATataagttgcttattttaaagttaagtCTTCATTATGACATTTTCagattggatcagattgttataaggtgcgCGATCTTTGCTGTTTCTTCAACAAAGAAACTGTAAACCGCCTTGTGCATAGTAATACAGTATAGAAAGGTGGTATGCAAATTGAaactgaaaggaaaggaaacttcacagaaattgcttaggAAGTTCCTGCGCATTTTGCCCCATAACTTTCTTTCCAGAACAACTAGAGATTTGCTTTTTCTGTTtatcaaaaaagagagaaagcgtTGGAGTCTGGGGCAACCCTGGGTTAACGGGCGAAGAGAACATAATCCACATGGAGATGCCCAGTTCCGCACCTGGGGAGATGCAAGCTGCCGTGCCACACAGAACGCTGCTTTGGGAATACTCCTGTTACTCACCGAAAGTCAGCAGGAACCCATAGAGCATGCTGAGAACCCAGGAGTACCAGCCCTTGTGCTCCATATAGAGGAGGCTGTAAACAGCGTAGCAAcccaggagggggaagaggatccaggagagataccggaaagccatctGCAAAGGTGAACAAATTGAGACAAGTTCAGAAGGAATAGGAAAGTTCACAATGGGGAAAATCAGAAACGGAGGGAGATCCAGAGGTGCCTGACTAGCCACCCACATGTGCAGGtctgctgtgttgtttttttggttgTCATTGCATTTGTTGTAAGTAAGCATTTTAGTCTGTTTTCAAAGTTGCATTTTAGATGTTTGCAGTTTGCCCCAggtaaaaaaagataaaagtaaaggaccccatgacggttaagtccagtcaaaggcaactgtggggttgcagcactAATCTTGCTTTCGGGCcaagagagctggtgtttgtccacaggcagcttttctgggtcatgtgcccagcatgattaagacgcttctggcgcaatggaacaccgtgacggaagccagagtgcacggaaaagcagtttaccttcccgctgcagcggtacttatttatctacttggaccggcatgctttcaaactgctaggttggcaggagatgggacagagcaacaggagctcaccctgttgcggggatttgaaccgatgaccttctgatcggcaagcccaagaggctcagtggtttagaccacagcgccacccgcgtcccttagggtaactaacaaacaacaacaataatagtaatgaCAACACTTGTACGCACAGACTAAAATGCTTACTTACAACTTGTACGCTTACTTACACTTGTACGCACTTGTACAAATCACCACCATGGAAAatagctcccctccccacagtATCTGAAGAGGACCCTCCCCTGGAGCAGGCGCTAAACTCACGTCATCATAGACTTTGGTAGACGTTTCAATGTACGTCGATTTGTCTTTGAAAGTCAAGCGTGGAAGGATCCCGGCAATTTTGTTTTCCCGATCCAGCTGTTGCAGCATTATCCGAGGGAGGAAAGAGCAGAGAGAGGAAAGGCGTTAAGAGACAGACACCGAGGGAAGGAAATCCAGCGAACTTGAAACAAATGAGGTGAAGCCCATGATGCAAAGGGAGGCAAAACGTGCTTTCTTTTCCCAGTCAGTCACTGCCAGCTCACGCCCAATCAGTTAGTTTCTTTTGCCCCAATATTTTACACTTGCTTCCATTAAgacaggaccacaatacctcatggaccccatatgaactgactcaGACCCTGCGCTCAGCATccaaagcccttctttgtgtgcttccgcCATGAAAGGTCCAGACAGCGGCAACACAAGagcaggccttctctgcagtggctccccgtttctgaaatgctctccccaggggggcttgcctggtgccttcactacatatctttaggtgccaggtgaaaacattcctcttcaaccaggccttggttCAATTAGCCAgcttatggccttttaaactgtgtgttacTGTTTTGTTTGCTATTATGCTACATATTCTCATTGTTTTTATACCACAAACTGCCGTGTGATCCTCCCATTTTACTGGTCATTCGCCCagcttggagagatccttttggatcTCATCcctattttttgttttaactacccTAATTTTGTGTCATCAACAGGTTGGGCCACCTTATGTTCAACTCCTGATCATCTATGAACATGTCtatctctgtttctctttctccctctagTGGGGGACGAGAGCAGACACCTTCATGCTATAACTGCCCCCTTGTCCAGCTCTTACCCTGACATCCATAACTTTTGTGATCTTCCAGAGATCAATCAGGAGCCCAATGAAGACGCTGACTTGCACCACAAAGTTAGTTTCGTTGTCCAAGATGTAGAGAAGGACCACGAGTGACTGGAATACTCCAAAGAATACTGAGCGGACAGAGAGCCCCTCTAGGGACTGCCTGCTGTTCCAGAACTGAATATCTAAAAAGGAAGATGACAAACAGaggtttaaaaggaaaagaatgctTTTCACTGGAGCTACTGCCCAATCCtccagtaaaaggtaaaaagataaaggacccctagatggttaagttcagtcaaaggtgacaatggggttgtggcgctcgtcttgctttcaggctgaaaaagctagcatttgtccacagacagctttccgggtcatgtggccagcatgactaaaccgcttctggcgcaaggaAACACTGTGGCGGAAGCCAGATCgcacgctgtttatcttcccacctcagcagtacctatttatctacttgcactggtgtgttttcgaactgctaggttggcaggagctggaacagagcaatgcggggatcccattgcggggattctaACTGCCAACTTTCTGACCGGTAAGCcaaagaccacagcgccatctgcctCCCACAATCCTCCAGTACTGCTGGCTAGGCTGGTATCTGGCCAGAGGTGGCTTTGACTCGAAGCACAGAAGGCACTGAGGAGGAAGACAGGCAGCTGCACTAGGGCCTTGTGGCATCCCCCCCTTCACCTTCTGACTTTAAACatgcaggagggggaaagggggttggggagagaagagaagagaagagaagagaagaagctcaaaTATTTTGGAACCTACCATTTTTGAAAGCGAGGAATTCGAAAATGCTATGTACAATGGAAACAATAATGGTCAACGCCAGCAGGTATGGATTGGTTTCTAACAGAGCAAcctaggagaaaggagaaagagggTCTGAGAAAGACCGGCATTTTCAgggcaccccccaaaatataCAAAATTAGAAGCATGCTAGTCATATGCAATCTAcagtatttagcattaactctggaaatgtatgctcgattctgaccaaactaagcctcctgatgTTTTTCTGCTGTAGAAGGCTTAGTTTGATCAGAATCAAGTATACATTTCCAGAGTTAATggtaaatacattacttctggtaaatgagccaccacagCTTCTAGAAGGCCATGAAAATATGTGTCCCGAGCTCTGTAGACTTGTCTACCCAtttactatctgaaaccaaaggcaTGCACTGGTTGCCGGGTGTGAATTTTccccccagctcccccccccccggaggaacGACATCGCTGCCATCACTCCCTGCTCACCTTCACAGAGTCTTGCTCCTCATCCGACTGCTCGTACAAGTCCTCCCCCAGGAAGTTCCAGGGGGACTTGGTGCTCTGGGCAGCATACAGCTGCCATCGCCACAGGGACAGCGGGCAGAAGGACAGGCGGAAAGGAAGGCGCTCCAGTGTCTCGTTGATAGGAAAGTAGTCCTTCTGCAAGTTCCAGTAATCGTTGAAGTACAAGATGGGGTAATAGTCGCCACTCACTGCGTCAAATTTCACATCTGAAACAAAGAGAGTCCAAAGGGAGACGTGCTGGGCAGCTGGACCAGGATGCCACCGAGGCATAGCGGAACACAGAAAAGGAACCCCACAGCCCTGCACCCCAAGTGTCTCCCGCATCTTACAATTTCAGAAATTTATGGTGTCACAACAACGGCATTGCACCACGGCATGATTTTCTTTTACATGAGCTGGCGGTTTGCACAAATATCCTTACACGTAAATATCACTTTCAAAATAATTTTGTGCACCTTTCTCCATGCTTCGTCTGCCTCCAGGCTTTCCTCTCCCCTCAACACATCCATAAAGAGAACCAAATTgaagcttggtgtgtgtgtgtggatttgcaCAACCGAAAACTTCCCAACAACCTGAATTTTCAAATTAACCATGCAGGCTGCAAAAGTTGACCATTTTTTCCACACCGGAAGGAATTTCCAggctgtgggtttcagcctgagCTCGTGTGCAAAAGGGAGCATGCCACAGTCATGCTTTTATTTCTTCTCTCCCCGCTGCAACTGTATATTGTGACCCGAGCGGCCTGAGGAACTAATTATCTGTTGTCCTTACATTGGTCCAGAGGCGGAGGAACACTGCCCTTTACCCATGGTGTGTGGTCATCCACAATGTTGATGGTGAGGTTTGGGTGCCAGTGTGAGATCACCTCCACAGGGCCGTAATCTTCAGCTCTCTGCAACGAAAGCATAAAGGACTGCAAGCAGTTTCCACATCAAACCCACCAGCAGGACTGCTGCAGATACATACAGTCAAGGTTTTCAAAGCAATTTTGACCCTATGCTGTCAGAAGGGATGGTTCCtattcctgcttgctgctgcagccTGGAACATGtttggagatgccaaggaagaGGCCCTCTAATTAGCTCAACCAGAAGCCACGGGCTTGCAGAAGAAGCCAACATGCTTGACAAAGGCCTCTGGCTAGCCTTAGGCACAGCACAGCCCTTCCAAGTGGCAGCTGGAGGGGTCTCAGCACTCACTCTATTCAAAGCGACACAGGTGTGACCAGCAAAGCTTTATTTTGAACAGAGGTAGTGGAGGCTGGACTAAGAGAGTCCCCACGCTGTCAGCTGCACGCAAGAAGTGAGGCTTAAATATAGCACTCTCACTCACTTGCCAACACCCCCCAAAGGCTCTATATGGATGGCAAGGAGCCAAAatcacccccaaaggcactccccccactccctccctaTTACGTAAGaattcatctagcccagcatcctgttcccaacaGCGTgcagccagatgcttctgggcaGACCACAGGCAAGCCTCAACTCATCActtaaaacatttccccccagcaTGAACCACAAAACCTCAGTTTGCAAAGAGCTCTTTTCCAGACCAAGCGTTTCAATAAAAACCCAGGCTTTTACTGTAGCGGTTTATAATAGATTTCCTCCCTGCCTTCATCTCACCCCACCCTGTCCAATATTATCTTTCCAGCACTATAAATACATGAGAACGGTTCATGGaatttcccaccccccacttcagAAGAAAGACGGCAGGTGGAGGGTTTCAGTGTATTATGAAGCGAGGAAGTGAAAGGAATGATGGAAATAGTTCTGCAACATTAAGCATAGTGATTTGGCCACCAATGTCGATTTGTCAGAGGCTCAGCTCTGCCAGAGAGCCTTGGGCTGCCAACCTCACAATCCGGGAAGGCTGAATTatggggaaagaaagaatggAGGTGTGCTAGCCAGAAGCCCcgtgggaagggggggagaaaaccctGTGACCTTGACAGCTAAAGAAGGacggagaggggagggagatatGCAGGGGGTCTGGGATAAGAAGTAATTGTTACTTTTATCATTTCAGGATCCGCTTCTGTCTCCCCCGTGAGCAGATTCTTGGTTTTCTGGAACCGCCTGCGCTTATACTTATTTATCACTGcaaagaagaaaggggaaggaaaggtAAGCAGATGCAAAACACTACCAGCAGGTAAAGCTGGACAGTAGCATTATCCTGAACCCGAGAACTACAAGCACATTTCAACCTGGGTTTCTATCGCTCACAGTCGTTGTCGttattatttactgcatttgcCAGTCACTttgtacaaaagaaaaaaaatcctaaagtGAAACAAGTGCAATAAATAGACCTTAAAACGCTGAACAATGCATAAAAGGCTCATCCAGCAATATGCTAGGACAAGTCCCACACACCTCAGTAAAATATGTACACTGCTGAAGGAGGCAATTACCAAAGGCCTGAGGGAGCGAAAAGGTCTTAGCCTGGCACTTAACAAGTGACAATGATGGGGCTGGGCAcatctccctggggagaggattccacagacaggggccaccactgaaaaggcctgctctCGCGCAGCCACTTCCCACTCCACCCTCAGGTAGGGCACACAGATGCAGGGGAGGGGGTGTTCCTCATATACTCTTGCACAGCTGCAagaatacagtaaaaaaaaaaaaggagcagcaAACCCCTCTCTGCAAATACACATataccaaaaagaagaaggaacAAGTCCAACACAGTTatggttttctgtttttatggGTGTATAATATCAATGAATTGCTTGGTCCCTTCACTCTCCCTCCCATCACTACTATTCTGTCCCAGGGTGGAACCACAAACACAAAAGGTGAGTTAGCAGTTAAatttacagattttttaaaatttatttttttcccctcagcaATATATAGCATAGGACCTGCAAAACTAACTCTGAGCTCAGAATTTTTGGTTTTCAGATGCAGACTTTCAGGGGTACGGAACATGCTCAGTGCTGCACTTAGCACTTCAATTTATACAAGATTTGGAAAGTTCCAGTAAGAATTGCCCCTGCAGAATAAAGGCTCTTGCTCATGGGTTCAAATACCCCCCTTGCCTTTTCCAGatgtaacaaaacacacacacacacacacacacacacacacacacacactctgctttGCTGAAAGCCAGCAGCATTTCCATAGGGCCCCAACCACTGAACGAAAATATACTGAAATGCGTGCTCAAATATGAGAGAACACACATCACGATCCATACTGAATTCTGGCGTGGGGAGAgggaccccaccccccacccatccATTATCACAGGAAATATGCACTGGGAATCTGCAACTCACGGCAGCTTCCTAGCATGTGGCTACCAAAGATGTTTGCAGGATTGCAGTTCCCCGTCAAACATCACCGTGTTGACTGCACATAAAGGCATCAGCCACATAAAGGACAAGGCAGTCCCAGCAGCACTCAAGCCCCTATTATCACCCTAGGATGgttggagggaaagagagagagagagatgggagagagagagagaggaaatgaatCACTTACTGGAATTGGGAATGGGGGCCTCAGTGGGGCAAGTGGCAGGATGTGGCAAGAAGGCGAGGAACTAGGTAccctgggggaaggggggagaacaGTGCTGAGTGCAGACATCTCTACCCACAACCACCGGCTGCAGCCTCCCGGCAAAAGAAGGGGGACGGGGGGGAAGGCTTACTTCGCGACGTGTGGACCGTGGCGAGTCGCCTGTACAGGTTCTTCTGTTTCGGATCGGGGTGGAACCCGCTCTTCGTAAAATACACGTGGATATACATGGAACCGTTGTGCTGAACGCTcttggggaaaaaaaaatcaacacaatAGGATTACTGGCCTCATCCATTTTactgaaacatttttttgggggggggaatgaaacaaAGGGAGGAGGTGGTCAAGGAAGCCACAGCTGTtggaataatataataataataataataataataataataataataataataataataataataataatatatggttacaggtaggtagccgtgttggtctgggtcgaagtaaaataaaaaaattccttcagtagcaccttaaagaccaactaagtttttattttggtataagctttcgtgtgcatgcacttcttcagatttatatgttgcccatctgactgggttgcggCAGGCACTCTGgaaggcttccagcaaaatataaaaatacaaactcACTCCTAATGTTAAGGACTGTCTGCCTTAAAATGTCAAACAGTAGCTCTGgcatctccttccttccccactcccGCTTTGTTTCCACTCCCTTCCAAGCCTTCTCTGAGCACCTAGTATTTTAAAAGGCCAAAGACAGAAAGCTTC includes:
- the CLPTM1 gene encoding putative lipid scramblase CLPTM1 is translated as MAAPETEVVAAAGPASGPEQQVTSNGTAGGGEAVAETQQQNQPQQQAPNAWQVIKGVLFRIFIIWAISSWFRRGPAPQDPTTTGGAPRAPSRNLFPKDTLMDLHVYISEHEHFTDFNATSALFWEQRDLVYGDWTSGENSDGCYEHYGELDIPESVQHNGSMYIHVYFTKSGFHPDPKQKNLYRRLATVHTSRMINKYKRRRFQKTKNLLTGETEADPEMIKRAEDYGPVEVISHWHPNLTINIVDDHTPWVKGSVPPPLDQYVKFDAVSGDYYPILYFNDYWNLQKDYFPINETLERLPFRLSFCPLSLWRWQLYAAQSTKSPWNFLGEDLYEQSDEEQDSVKVALLETNPYLLALTIIVSIVHSIFEFLAFKNDIQFWNSRQSLEGLSVRSVFFGVFQSLVVLLYILDNETNFVVQVSVFIGLLIDLWKITKVMDVRLDRENKIAGILPRLTFKDKSTYIETSTKVYDDMAFRYLSWILFPLLGCYAVYSLLYMEHKGWYSWVLSMLYGFLLTFGFITMTPQLFINYKLKSVAHLPWRMLTYKALNTFIDDLFAFVIKMPMMYRIGCLRDDVVFFIYLYQRWIYRVDPTRVNEFGISGEDQGSRTATPSVAQQDGGPAVLANRAVRAITEGPANGAPAAATERGAGDIPAATSASLPEGVAEALPLKTAEEKKKD